The Planctomycetia bacterium DNA segment CGAGAGTTTTTCGAGGGGGCGGGCGACAGCGCAGTTTGTAAAGTCGTCTCACGACTTGTCTCCGCAGGTTGGTTGCGGGAAAGGCGACTGACCAACGGATTAACCTACTACATACTCGGCGCACAAGGGCGGCAAGCTGCCGGTGCATCCGCCAAAAGTGGGCGCAAGTTTACCGAGCAAAGTTTTCCCGTGGCCTACGGTTTCTTGGCGTTCTGCAGCGCCGAGGGTGTGCGTCGGCTGACCACTGTTGAATTTCAGTCCGCGTTTCCAGAACTGTGCCGAGAGCGGATGAAGACCGGTGGCTATTATGTCGATTCCCGCCAGGCGCCGTGCCGGCTGGGAACGGTCTTATTGGACCGCGGCAACCCACCCAAACTGATGCTCCGTAAACTCGACCGCCTCTTGGCCCAACACTATCGCACGCCGGCTTTCGCGACGCTGATTCAATCCGGCCGATTCTGCGTTACAATCATGACCGCCTGGCCGGCCAAACAGCGATTGCTGGAGTCGGCCATCAAACTAACAGTTCGCGGTGCGGCGCGCATTGAGGTGGCGACCGTGTCCGAACTTCAAGCGTTCCACCGCAGGGTTTAAGCGATGCGTCGGAGGGCTGTTGGCCGTAACCTACGCGGTTTTGTGGGGCCTCAATTCCGATGCCCTCCGCCCGCACCTGACATGGCAATTTCTTTGGCGACAAGGCGGACTGGTGTTGGCCATTGTGGCGATCGTCGCGGCGGCCGCGTTCACAGCCCCCCATCATCCGAGCGTCTTCGCATTCGTACCAGCAATGGCCGTTGCGCTCGTGGCCTCTTACGTCTGCGCCAAGCAGTTCGCCTATTGGATGACCGTCAACCCGGCGGTTGATTGGCGCGAAATGCGGCTGTGGCAATCGCTCTGGCCAAGATTGTGGACGACGGCGCTGCCGAATGAGTGTCCCGAAATGCTCACGGCGCGGGCCGCCATCGTGGCGCTCGCGGTCCAGGCGTGGCTCGGCTATGAAGTGCTGCATTGGCTGATGCGCTCCGACCGCAATCCAGAGTTGCAAACATCCGCTGGCCTGATCGCACTGACCGCCATCATTGTTCCGTTGCCGTGTTACTGGCTGCTTTGGCATGTCAGCGGTATCGTCCCACGCATTTCTTGGCGCGCGACGTTGATCGCGACATTCGCTTCGCTCCACGTGTGGTTCAGCTATCTCCCCACGCCAACGCAAGCCCCCGGCGTGTTTTTATTTCCCGATCGCTGGTTGCGTCCACTCTGGGTCCGACAGGTCGTGGCCATCTTTGCCTTGGCGTCGATGACGACCGGCATTCTCTTGCTCCAGACGTCGCCATCGCGAACGGCGCCCGTCACGCTGGTCCTGACGGCCGCACAACTGATCTTCGGTCCCCAACCGAGCAGTGCCGGGTTTACGTCCTCGCAGCTGACGCTGGCGACCGCCTTGGCGGCAATGATTCCCATCCTCGTATTCCTCGCTATCTACTGGTTTGTGTTCGGAAGCTTGTTGGCCCGCTACTGGTTGGCGCTTGAAGTGCCCGGCGGATCTGCCCAGTGCACCACGAAATCACCCTGGTCAATCTCCGTCAATCGCATGCTCAACTCGCGCGACCGCAAAGAGCGCGAACACGTGCTGCTGGGACGCAGTATCTTTGGCGGCTATCCGGTCCTGCTGCACAAGGCGCTGCTGCATCAGCACGCTCATCTCGTTGGGGACTCGGGTTCGCGTAAAACTTCGCTCGGCATTGCGCCAATTATCGCTCAACTCGTGGCCGCCCAAGATTGCTCCGTGCTGGTGCTCGACCTAAAAGGAGATCGGTCGCTCTTCGAGACGGCCCGCCTGGAGGCCGCGGCGGCCGGCGCCGAGTTCCGTTGGTTTGCCCTGGAGACGGGCTTATCCAGTCACGTCTTCAATCCACTGGAGCAATCGCATTTCGCCCGCCTGACGCCCAATCAAAAGACGCAGCTCATCTTGGAGGGACTCTCACTCAATTATGGCGATGCCTATGGCCGCGGTTTTTTCTCCGCGATGAATGAAGTTGTGCTGTTGAATCTAATCCGACATTATCCGATTCCAAATTTCCAGCGGCTGCATGCCCTGCTCTGCGACAAGGCCGCCTACCTCGCCGCTGGCGGCAATCCCGACGATTGGAAAAAGGCTCAACACGTCACCGCGCTGGTGGATCGCTTGGCGTCGATATATGCGCTGAACGTCACGGCCGAGGACCTCCGCCAGCAGCCGCGCGTCCGTGAAGCCGCCATCGACATGGGCATGATGCTGTCGCGACCGCAGGTGGCGTACTTCAACCTCAAATCACCGATCGAACCGATCGGCTCGCCAGCCGTGGCCAAACTCGCCATGTATTCCCTGTTCTCTGCGGCCGCCCGTCGCACGGCGCGGCAACGCCAGCGGATTTATGTTGTCGTGGATGAATTCCAACAGATTGTTTCCGACAGCGTGCGGCTAGTTTTCGAGCAAGCTCGTAGCAGCAATGTGCATTTCATCGTGGCCCACCAGAATGTCGAACAACTTGATCGCAAGGGAGTCGACGTGCGTGACACGGTCAGTTCCTGCACGGCTTTCAAGCAATTCTTTCGCGCCTCCGATCCCAAGACGATCAAGCTCCTGGAGGAAATGTCAGGGCAGGGACGGTTTGAGGCGCTCTCCTGGAAACAACAATTCACCGCCGATGATGATCAAAGCTTCACGCCCGACCATGCCGAGTTTCAACTCGTCGGCGTGAACGAAGAGGTTGGATTTCGCCTGGAGCGCAATACGATCATGGACATTAGCGCCGCTCCGAACACCAGTTTCATCAGCGTCACCGAAGCCAGCCACTTCACCCAGTTCAGTGGCTATGTGACGCCGATCATCAGCGATTATCATATCAGCCTCAAGGAATACGACCGACGAAGCAGTACGGCCTGGCCCACGGCCAGTGACGAAACCGTGCTCATTCCCGACGCGGCCGGGCCGGCCTCCGGGCCCCCACTCTCGTCCCCCTCCTCCGACGACGATTGGGACGAGCGGATTCGCAAACTGTCGGAACCGAACGAACCGTCGCGTTAGCCGCCAACCTTTACTGCCACGCCGGCGCAGGATATTTCGCCATGAGCACTGTCGATCCGCAGAGCGGACCTCCTCGCCGTCCGAATTTCGATGGGTTTTTAGAGCATGGGCCGGCGCGTCCGGCCCGCGCCGGGCGGTTCGTGCAAAACGCGCTGGTCGTCGTCGGCCTAGCGCTGGTGGCCCGCGTCGGTTGGAGCGTGTGGCAGGTCGTCGAGGACCGTTTCCCGGCGGAGCCACGGGAGCGACTTACCGCTGACTCGGAGCGCGACTATGGCAACGTGCCGTCAGTTGCGCCCCTAGCCGATGCGCCGGCGGAACCTCCTGATACCAGCTATTTGATCGATGATTTCGATCCCTTTGCCGCGCCCGCGACCCCCGTGGGACGACTCGATTGGGCTAAGGCCCAGCAACGCGAACTATTGCAGTCCTCAGCGGCCCTTGGTCGACGCTTAAGCGAATGGCGCGAGGAAGACCGTCAGTGGCTGGCCGAAGTCGTTCCGCTGCTCGACAATCAGGCAGGTAAATCCCTGGCCGCCAATCCGGATCGCGTTAAGAGCTTCCGGGCGATCTACGAAAAGGTGCGGCCGGAGGTGTCCCGCGCGACCGAGCTTGAGGAGATTGCGCGCGAATTGACCCGCGGAGCTGAGGCAGCCTTGGCCGATGTCGACGATGCCTACCTGCCCGAGAAGGAAGCGGTCAATCGGCTGACGTTACTGATGCGCGAAGCGTGGGAAGCGGCCTCCAGCTATCGAGAAGGCCGCGGAAATATTGCGGCGCTCGTCGTGGAGTCACGAGACCAGCCAGTCGGAGACCAGACGCTGCGCGCGGCGATCACCGAGGACCAGCACGCGGAGCGGCTGGCGGCGATCGAATTCGAGCGCGAGCGCATCGAGTCGGCGCAAAAAGCCGCCGACGCCCAGATCGCCGAGGCGAAGGAGCAGGTGATTCGACAGGCTGGAGAGGCAGAGGCCGTGCGGATTCTCGCCGGCCTGGAAGCGGCCCAAGCCCAGCGAGCCCTCGTCCAGGCGCGCTACGAGCGGGAACAAGCCCAGCAACAGCGGGCCGCGGCGCTGGAAAAAGACCTCGCCGAAGTCAAACGGACGTTGGTGCCGTTCGTCACCAAAGGCTATGCGCAGCCCGGTCCCGGAATGGACGTGCAAACCACGGACCTGGCACCCATGTCGCTCTCGAAAATGGTCGGCAACGGCGCACTCAAGCCGACGCGCGAAGGCATGGAGGCACTGTTAGCGATTGCGAATTGGGGGAACGACCGGGATCGCGGGCCGTTTCCGGCGACGGTCGCCAATATCATCAATTGGCGTGAGGTGGACATCGCATTCATCAAACGCGCGCAAGAGTTGTTGATCCTGCACGGTGATGCGATGGTGGAAGCCGGCCTGTTATCCCCGTAGCAACAAATCGTTGCGCGAGGGCGGCGTTTGTGGGATAAGAAAAGGAGCTAAGTGAGTATGGCGAGTACTCAAATAGCTCAAAAAAACCTTGGGCAATGAACCTTAGGCCCAAAACCCCCCGTGATTTACAGCCCCAACATCCGCGCGATCAGTTCGTAGACGGCCGATAGGCCGGCCGTCACGAACATGCCCACGAACATAAAGGACAAGTCACGGGCGCGGGTACCATTGAGAAACTCAATGGTAAACGCACGCAGTGACAGCGGCGGACGCTCTCTCAGCAGCACCTCCAGGGCGTTCCCTTTTTGGGGCGTCCCCGAGTAGAGCGAGATCGCATCCGGGAGCTGATTTCCGATGAGCGCGCTGACGACGCCGCTAGGCGCTTGCACGATCATCTGGCGAATCCTCCGGACCGTCACGTTACCGTTCTCGATATGGGTCAACTTGCAGTGGATCTCTCCACCGGAATTGATAGCCATATACATTTCCTCCTCGCTAAAGCCGGTTCCTTGCAGGAGCCGGCAGTTCAATGGAACGCCCCACGGGACGCTCCAGTGACACGGAGAGAAAACGCGACGAGCACGGTCGCCAAAGAAAACAAAAGCCCCCACGGGGGCTTTTGCCGAGCTAACGCCGACAATGCAGCCACGGCCGCAGTCGGATGAACGAGAACCGAAATGTGCACGCACAAAGGACATCGTACTGTTAGCTCTGGGACATACCGCCGAAGGTTAGACTTCCCGACGGTTGGAAGGAACGAGACCACGGTCTCGGCCACCATTGTTTAGGACTCTAGGTAGCGAAGAGTAGGTTGGATTCGAATCGGCTGACTGTCAGCCGGAATGTTTCTCGTGACGCTCCAGAAGTATGGTCGGCGAGGATGGCAGGGGGCAGAACATATTGGGCGCATTCTGACGCCCGTACGCCAATACGCGATGACTGCCGCGGCGCTCGCGTATCGCTCGAGCGGTTGAGTACTAGAGCGCTCAATTAGCCGGCGAACGGCGACAGCTGACGAGCCCCTCGAATCGGCCCCACACAACAGCAGGGATTGGCCTGCCGCCATCCGGGGTCGCCATCGCGGGGGCCAAGGGCCTGACGGCCTCACGGGGCGAGCCCCCACGATGACAACCCCGGACGACGGCAGGAATCACTCCTCGATCGGCGCAGCGCCGCGGGCGGGCAGCCCCTTAGCGCTTGTCGGCGGGAGGACCAGGTCAAGTCCATGCGCGACGTGATCAGTCATATTTGGCAGGCCACCAGCCGTTTGAGTGAGCGCTGCACTTGCGCTATGGTCGCGCTTGTGGGCTGTGCCTCCGGCGCCGGCGTTGCTGGTTTCATGGCCGCTCGGCTTGCGCGCGGTCCCTTACGAGATTGGAGGATGCCATGTTGTTCATCGTTCGCTGTCCACTGTGTCGAGAAACGTGAGCAGCGTTGGGCACTACCGTCTGTGGTACGACTGTCGTCATCGAGTGTCCCGGCTGCGGACACGTGTTTGACGTGCCGCGACCCATGGCCGACGTCGAACGTTGGGAAGCATAAGGTTCTCTTCGCCCGACTTCGCTCGGGCTTTTTTTCGTTTGCGGATCTTTGCACAACAACGGGGGAGTTGTCGGCGCTGCGGTTTCGCTGGCCATGCTAGGTGAGCGAGACCGGTGGCGCGTGTTGCGAAGGTTGAATTGTCTGCATCTTTCAACGAAAAGGGGAATGTGGTGGAACCAGGCCAACCGTGGGACGAAATGCTGGAAGATCTGGCGGCGATCGATCCGCAGGCCTTGTGGGAGGGCATCAATGCAGCCTTCAAGGGGAAGGATTGGCCGACGTTAGGACGACTTGCCCGAAAGTTGCAATGGTATTTGGATCGTGGCGGTGCTCCGCCCGTAATTGCGGTGGATCCGGCCAAGGCTCCGGCAGATGCCGTGCTACTGGCCCGCACGGCCTGTCAAGTGGCGCTCGAATGGTCGGCGCGAGGAGGACCGGTATGAAGGGCGCCGATGAGGAGCTGATCCAGGAATTGATCGACTTGGTGGAGCGCCTGGCGGGCGAGGTACAGATGCTCCAGATGGCCGTCGATGAACAGCGCGAGTCGTTGACCCAAGAGTTGAGAACGCTCCGCGAAGCAGTTGCAGGGCCCCGCTCGACGCCGACGTATCGGCTAAGCAGCATGCCGAACGATCCTTCTGCGGCTAACTGTCATCAGCAAGTGAATGCCGTCGATGCTAGCGTGTTTGGCGAGGCGCGCGAACTCGTAGCGGCGGAATCGCCGCCGGCATCCTCGGCCGCCGAGTTCGTCGGGCGGTTGATGGAGCAGCCACCAACGGCGCAACTGACGGTTGAGGAGTGGGTGGAGGATCAGGAGTTTACGCCCGACGAAACGGTCGAAGTGGAGTCGCCAATTCACGATTGGTTCGCCGACTATCTGGTCTGCGTTTGGCAAGGTGCAGCGTGGTCCGTGGTCGACGACGGTTTGGGTTCGCTGTTTCTCTTGTGGACTCGTGACGAGGGGTGTTTCGCGCGGCGTTTGACGGAAGTGCAACGAAAGGAGTTTTGCGTGTTGGCGGGCGTGCCGTTGAACACCGAAATGGACGAGGCGGCGGTCACTTCACCGCTGGCTCCGCGTCCGCCAGTGACTGAACGCCCGGCGAGCCAACAGACCTTTTGGTGAGTGGCAAGAATGGTAAAAAGGACTTCTTGGCAATTTCGCCGGGTCAGACGAGCTACTCGTGAGGTTGTGGACACGCGCCACCGCCTCACATTTGCACTCAACAAGCCAGCTGGAGAATTCAAACGGAGCACAAAACGCCAGCCTTGGTGGCATCGCCTTCAAGTAAGATGATGTCAACTAGCACTGACATCCGCCGTTCGCCCGGAGGCCGACGCCACTGGAACCAAATTCCATCAGGTCGCGGTTCGCAGTTCAGTTCACTGGCTTTAGTGACATTACTGACTCAATCAACACAGCTTTTCCGCTCGAATGACGGCGCCTTGAGACAACTGATGTCCAATTCGTGCATTTCTGCCGATCCACGGAACGTCTGACTTTCTCAAGCCATGCGACTGGAGTAGGACCTTCTCGACCGACGCTCCGCCGACTCAGCGGAACCAGTCGCTGACTTCACGTCGGTCATCTGCCGGGAGTTCGCTCGCGAGCACAATCTCCGCGAAGATCGTGCGCCCTCTCGGACGCAGCACTCTCGCCACTTCCCGCATCACGGCATCATTATCCGGCGACAGATTAAGAATGCCGTTCGCCGTGACGAGATCCATGGAGCCATTCGGCAGCGGAATCGCATCGGCCGCTCTGTGCAGCCATTCCTACGTTGTGAATGCCCGCTTGTCGCAGATTATTCCGCGCCTTGTCGAACATCGGTTTGGATAAGTCCAGGCCGGACAACTTTCCCGTTGGTCCGACCTTCTCCAGCATAGAGGCGAAGATCCAGGCCGACCCCGGAACCGAGATCGAGTACTGTCTCGCCCAGTTGAGCATCCACGTACGGTTGCGGATGGCCAGCCGCGGTGATGGATTCCCATACACCTCGCGGCAGTTGGTGCAGCAGCGGGGGATCGTAGCCCACGCTTTCTGCGAACTGCCGCCCGACGGGAAAGTTGAACTTCTGCTCAGGCGCAGCGGCAACCTAACCATATTGTTCGGCAACCGCGGCCTTGATCCCTTTGGGGGAGAATTCGATCAATGGCCGAACTGCCGAGGTGGACTTCATGGCCATACAAGTCGTGCAATGCGCCAAAGTCAAAACCGAATCTCATCGGAGGCGAGCGATATCTGCCTATGGCGATTGATTGCGCGGATCGTCGCTCGGATTCACGTAGTTGATGATCCATGGTCCTTGTCCGTGAAACTGCACCACGGTTTCACCTTCGACCCAGACGAAGTGCTTCATGCCAGCTTCCCAAAAGCCATACGTGCCGGCTGGCATCGGTTTCGCGGCATCCTTGTCGACCTTCTCTCCCATGCCAATGTGGAAAGTGCCCGAGATCACCGTGACACGCTCCGTCTTAGGGTGCGTGTGCAAGGGGATTTGAAACCCATCCGGGGCCTTGATGCGAAAGACGAAGGGCCCCTCGTTCGTCGGATCTCCTTCAAGCACAGCGATCTGCGCTCCCTTCGGTAACGACGGCGGCCCATCTCGCCACACGGTGTCGTCTACCGGGAAGAGTCGGAAACCTTCCATCTCGTGAGGGTCGTCAGCGAACAACGCCGCCAAGGCCGTCACCGCTGCCAAAACGCCTACGGAAAGAAGCTTCACGTCGATATCTCCGTCAAAGATGGAATGCTGTGGATAGTCCGGGGATCGCTACCGTCCGGCCTTTTTTGTCCCGGCCTCGATGCGCCAACCTCGCGCGCGCCAGTCGAGTACGCCTTGTTCCATGCGTTGGGCGCGAAAGCCCTTTTTGCGCAAGAGTTCCACGGCTTCAATTGACATGATGCAATATGGGCCGCGGCAGTACGCGACGATCTCCTTGCCCTTCGGCAGTTCCTTAAGGCGCGCTTTCAACTCGCCGATCGGGACGGAAACCGCGCCGGGGATATGCCCTGCGGCATACTCCTCGCTGGGCCGTACGTCCAAGACGACCACGTCGCCATCGCGAACGCGGCGCATCAGTTCCTCACGGTTGACCGGTTCTAGCGCCCCGCGTTGCTCCAGAAAATCGTGCGTGAGTTGACGGATTTCGGCGAGGCGGGCATCGGCAAGGGATTGTGTGGACAATAGATAACGGCCCACCGATTCGTCGGCGAGCCGATACTCCACATAGAGGCCCTTTTTCTCGGCGTCGATCAAGCGCGCCGCACGCAATACCTTGAGGTGCTGCGAGGCATTCGCCACGGAGAGGTCAGTCAGTCTCGCCAAGACCTTCACGTTGCGCGGCCCTTGGCAGATCAGTTCCAGCAACTCGATCCGTTTCGGTGCTGAGACCGCCTTGCCGATGCGGGCAAGTTGTTCATACACGCCGTCTTTGAATTGGCGATGCGACATGCCCATGAGCACAAGTATTCAATTGGATGGTTGATTATACAAGGGCTGGGCTCTAGTTTTTTCACAATTGTGGTTCCAACGCAGATTGCCACGCGAACTGGGCGGTGCGATAATCCGTGGACGTTACCGATCCGCTGCTGGCCTCGTTCGGCCGGAGCGGGGTAGGTGGTACTCTCTTGCACAGGAGGTCAGTATGTTTCGACCAGCAGCCAGGTTCGGCCTGGCCGCGGCGCTTGTCATGGTAGCGGCCGTGGCCCGCGCCGACGACTTGAAGAGCGGTCTGCAAGTCGGCGATTCCGTGGGACCGTTTGACGTCGTGAAGGCCGCCGGCGCCGATAACGACAGCGTGAAGATCGGCGAGACGCTCTGCTATCGCTGATTCTATGGTGGACGCCCCGTCGTCATGATTTTCGCGCGAAAATCGGACGGGCACTTGGCCAGTTTGGTCAAGCAACTCGACAAAGCTCTCTCTGAGCACAGCGGCCAAAAGCTGGCTGCCTTCGTGAATTTTCTCGGTGAGGACGCCGACGCCTTAACGGCCGCCGCCAAGGAACTCGCCAAGGAACACCAGATCGAAAACGTCGCCCTCGTGGTTCCGGCCGATCAGCCGAATGGACCGGAAGACTACCAGATCTCGCCCGACGCGGAATTGACCGTCATGCTGTACAAGGGCATGAACGTAAAGGTCAATCACGTTTTGGCGAAGGATGGTCTCGACGAAAAAGCCGAGAAGGCGATCCTCGATGACTTGTCGAAAATCCTGGATCAATAGACGTCGACGCGTCGTACCGCCAAACTGGCACGAGCGGGGCGCCGATTCCGTATCGGCGCTCCGCCCTGATTTCCAAACGTGCTGAGATGTGCGATTCCATGTTCACCCGACCCAACTGCGTCTCGTTTCATCACGTTCTTGCCGCAGTGATCGCGTGCTGTTATGGAGTGCTGGCACCGCCTAGCAGCGCCGAGGAAGTCATTCGCCCACTCGTACCGGGATTCGTAGTCGAAGAGTTGCCCATTACATTGCCGAACGTCAACAACCTTCGCTTCTCGCCGAATGGCGACCTGCTGGCACTCGGTTACAACGGCCATGTGTATGTGCTTCGCGACCGCGATGGCGATGGAATCGAGGAGCAAGCCATTCCTTATTGGGACAAGGATACGCTGAGCGTTCCGGTTGGCATGGCCTGGTCTAAAGAAGGACTCTATGTCTCCTCGCATGGGAAGGTGTCATTGCTGATCGACTCAGACGGTGACCTGCGGGCCGATGTGGAAAAGGTGGTCGCGCAAGGATGGCCGCCCACGGACGTTGCATCGGGAGGCGTCGACGCCACGGCCGTTACGTTGGATGCCGAAGGGAATCTCTATTTTGGTTTGATGTGTGTCGACTACTCGAATCCGTATCGAGTCCAAGCTGATGTCGCCAAGTATGACAAAAACAGTCTGCGCGGATCCATTGTTCGACTGGCAAGAGGTCAAACCAAGCTCGAAACAATCTGCACGGGCGTGCGCGTGCCGTATACGTTGGCGTTCAACCGCGCCGGCGATTTATTCTTGACTGACCAGGAGGGCGCCACCTGGCTGCCTGGCGGCAATCCGCTGGATGAACTGAATCACATTCAGCCTGGCCGGCACTACGGATTTCCACCTCGGCACGCGGAGTACCTTCCAGATGTTGTGGACGAACCGCCGATCGTGGGTTTTGGGCCCCAGCATCAGTCGACGACCGGACTGGTGTTCAATGAAGCGAACGAGTCGCATCGTTCGTTTGGACCCAAATCATGGCAGGGCGACGCCCTGGTTACGGGCTTTTCTCGCGGAAAGCTCTGGCGCGTACGTTTGGTAAAGACGGAACATGGGTACGTTGGCCGGCCTTCGCTGGTTGCAGTTTCGACGATGTTGCTGGCAGACGCGGCGATTTCGCCGCGAGGCGATTTGTATCTCTGCTGCCACAGTGGTCCGCCCGATTGGGGCACCGGTCCTCAAGGTGAAGGGAAGCTGTTCCGCGTGCGATATCTCGACGCCACCGCGCCGCAGCCAGTAGTTGCCTGGTCTGCGAGTCCGTTGGAAGTGCGGGTCGCGTTCGACCGCCCGGTGTCTGAGGCATTGCGCATGGAGTCTGTGCCCGTCGAATTGAGTTACGGTGAAAACGTGCGGGCCGGCGATCGATTTGAGTCGCTCAAGCCCCCTTATGCCGCCGTAGAAGACCAAGGAAAATCGCACCGCGGCAAATTGCATTCAGTAGGCGGTCTGTGGTCCGTGGATGGGCGAATGCTGTCGATTGCCACCGATCCACACCCGCTGCGGGCTGGCTACTCGCTGACGATTCCAATGGCTCCAGCCGGTCCTACGCATGCGATTGACATGGAATACTCGATGCACGGTGTCCAGGCTACCTGGCAAAGCGCGGCCGCGCAGAAAGCCGTGAGCAAGATCTGGCTCCCGCATATTGACCTGAACGTGGCTGGCGAACTAACCGTCGGCTCTGTCGAGCACGAGCAATGGTTTCAGGCATTGCGCCGACCGGGCGAATTGACCATCGAAGGTACCGTAGATTTGCCCACGACCGCGAGGCTGACTATCTCCTCGGACCGACGTTTCGAGTTGCAAGTTGAAGGCGGAAGAGTGGAGTCGTCAAGCACGACAACGGCCGGCCAGGTGGCGACCGTTGCCGTCGAGCCAGGCGGTCGAACATTTCAGTTTGTCGCATTGACCAGTGACGATCCTATGCAGGTTCACGCCAGCTATCACACCGATCTTGATCCAACCGAACGCGGTCTCCGACTGGAACAACTGCTCGTTCCCTGGGCGCCGCCGCTATCGGCGCGAGAAACGACCGTCGCAAGCGTTAGCAATGCGAGAGTCGAAGGCGACCCGGCCAACGGAGAGCAACTGTTTTTTGGTTCGCGCGGCAAGTGTTCGACTTGCCACGCCGTGCGGGGGCGTGGCGCGACCTTCGCACCAGATTTGGGGAATCATGCGCACCGCGATCAAGTCTCGGTATTACGAGATATCCGCGAGCCGAGCGTATCGATCAACCCGGACTTTGTCAGCTACAGCCTCGCCCTGCACGATGGCCGTGCGCTGCAGGGAATCGTGAAGGCGGATGGCGCTGACAGGCTGCGCGTGGTCGACACTCGGGCTAAGGAAACCATCGTCGACCGCAATCAAGTCGAAAGCATCGCGCCGGCCACGACATCTGCGATGCCGACCGGCCTGCTGGATGGCCTTAGCGGGCAAGAAGTTCAAGACTTATTGGCGTTTTTGCTGACTGAACCGATGCCGCGCAACGCGGCGGGCGACGCGTTTCCCGTACGCACGGATGGAGATGTTCGTCGGGTCTTGACCGCGGCAATGGAGAATCCGATTGTCGAGAAGGCCGCGCCTCTGAGCATTGCCCTAGTCGCCGGTAAACAGGACCACGGC contains these protein-coding regions:
- a CDS encoding TraM recognition domain-containing protein, yielding MAVTYAVLWGLNSDALRPHLTWQFLWRQGGLVLAIVAIVAAAAFTAPHHPSVFAFVPAMAVALVASYVCAKQFAYWMTVNPAVDWREMRLWQSLWPRLWTTALPNECPEMLTARAAIVALAVQAWLGYEVLHWLMRSDRNPELQTSAGLIALTAIIVPLPCYWLLWHVSGIVPRISWRATLIATFASLHVWFSYLPTPTQAPGVFLFPDRWLRPLWVRQVVAIFALASMTTGILLLQTSPSRTAPVTLVLTAAQLIFGPQPSSAGFTSSQLTLATALAAMIPILVFLAIYWFVFGSLLARYWLALEVPGGSAQCTTKSPWSISVNRMLNSRDRKEREHVLLGRSIFGGYPVLLHKALLHQHAHLVGDSGSRKTSLGIAPIIAQLVAAQDCSVLVLDLKGDRSLFETARLEAAAAGAEFRWFALETGLSSHVFNPLEQSHFARLTPNQKTQLILEGLSLNYGDAYGRGFFSAMNEVVLLNLIRHYPIPNFQRLHALLCDKAAYLAAGGNPDDWKKAQHVTALVDRLASIYALNVTAEDLRQQPRVREAAIDMGMMLSRPQVAYFNLKSPIEPIGSPAVAKLAMYSLFSAAARRTARQRQRIYVVVDEFQQIVSDSVRLVFEQARSSNVHFIVAHQNVEQLDRKGVDVRDTVSSCTAFKQFFRASDPKTIKLLEEMSGQGRFEALSWKQQFTADDDQSFTPDHAEFQLVGVNEEVGFRLERNTIMDISAAPNTSFISVTEASHFTQFSGYVTPIISDYHISLKEYDRRSSTAWPTASDETVLIPDAAGPASGPPLSSPSSDDDWDERIRKLSEPNEPSR
- a CDS encoding methyltransferase domain-containing protein, producing the protein MHRAADAIPLPNGSMDLVTANGILNLSPDNDAVMREVARVLRPRGRTIFAEIVLASELPADDRREVSDWFR
- a CDS encoding cupin domain-containing protein, with the translated sequence MKLLSVGVLAAVTALAALFADDPHEMEGFRLFPVDDTVWRDGPPSLPKGAQIAVLEGDPTNEGPFVFRIKAPDGFQIPLHTHPKTERVTVISGTFHIGMGEKVDKDAAKPMPAGTYGFWEAGMKHFVWVEGETVVQFHGQGPWIINYVNPSDDPRNQSP
- a CDS encoding metalloregulator ArsR/SmtB family transcription factor, with product MSHRQFKDGVYEQLARIGKAVSAPKRIELLELICQGPRNVKVLARLTDLSVANASQHLKVLRAARLIDAEKKGLYVEYRLADESVGRYLLSTQSLADARLAEIRQLTHDFLEQRGALEPVNREELMRRVRDGDVVVLDVRPSEEYAAGHIPGAVSVPIGELKARLKELPKGKEIVAYCRGPYCIMSIEAVELLRKKGFRAQRMEQGVLDWRARGWRIEAGTKKAGR
- a CDS encoding ThuA domain-containing protein, with the translated sequence MFTRPNCVSFHHVLAAVIACCYGVLAPPSSAEEVIRPLVPGFVVEELPITLPNVNNLRFSPNGDLLALGYNGHVYVLRDRDGDGIEEQAIPYWDKDTLSVPVGMAWSKEGLYVSSHGKVSLLIDSDGDLRADVEKVVAQGWPPTDVASGGVDATAVTLDAEGNLYFGLMCVDYSNPYRVQADVAKYDKNSLRGSIVRLARGQTKLETICTGVRVPYTLAFNRAGDLFLTDQEGATWLPGGNPLDELNHIQPGRHYGFPPRHAEYLPDVVDEPPIVGFGPQHQSTTGLVFNEANESHRSFGPKSWQGDALVTGFSRGKLWRVRLVKTEHGYVGRPSLVAVSTMLLADAAISPRGDLYLCCHSGPPDWGTGPQGEGKLFRVRYLDATAPQPVVAWSASPLEVRVAFDRPVSEALRMESVPVELSYGENVRAGDRFESLKPPYAAVEDQGKSHRGKLHSVGGLWSVDGRMLSIATDPHPLRAGYSLTIPMAPAGPTHAIDMEYSMHGVQATWQSAAAQKAVSKIWLPHIDLNVAGELTVGSVEHEQWFQALRRPGELTIEGTVDLPTTARLTISSDRRFELQVEGGRVESSSTTTAGQVATVAVEPGGRTFQFVALTSDDPMQVHASYHTDLDPTERGLRLEQLLVPWAPPLSARETTVASVSNARVEGDPANGEQLFFGSRGKCSTCHAVRGRGATFAPDLGNHAHRDQVSVLRDIREPSVSINPDFVSYSLALHDGRALQGIVKADGADRLRVVDTRAKETIVDRNQVESIAPATTSAMPTGLLDGLSGQEVQDLLAFLLTEPMPRNAAGDAFPVRTDGDVRRVLTAAMENPIVEKAAPLSIALVAGKQDHGPGEHDYPAWQSRWQALLSRAADTSVDAVEDWPTPELWRRSDVVVFYCWNHNWSEERLADLDAFLKRGGGLVALHSAMISDDNPEALAARLGLAAQPVRSKYRHGPLELHIANDKHPLTMGFKATPFLDETYWPLIGDRSHVTVLATAVEEGQEHPMVWTCEIGEGRVFASVLGHYTTTTDDALYRILVLRGIAWTSKQPVTRYQGLVHSPSSQ